Within the Maribacter sp. BPC-D8 genome, the region AATTTCTATCAATAAACGAAGTGGAATCAATGACATAAGCATCAGAGAAAAAAGTAGCACTCGTATTTTCCATACCTGCATATAAAAAATCATGTACTGGCACTTGTTTATAATTCTGCCAAGGATACGTTACATCAATCTCATTTTCTAAAAAATCAAATATCTTTTTAGTATACCTGTAAGTAGGTTCCACTTTTAGACTATCGTTTGGGTAATAATAGTTTTCAATCTTTACTCCGCTTTTAGCTTTTAAAACCTGTTTATCGTAATCGCCTATAGCAAATGCCAGTAAATAGCTACTCATAGGCTTTTCCATATTAAACATCCAAATAGGGTCTTCCCCTATGTCGTTAGGTTGCATAATTAAATTACCATTCGCAATAACTTGATATTTACGATCAGCTTCAATAGTCATATCAAATTCAATCTTCTCTTCCATATCATCAAAACTGGGAAGCCAATGACTCGTATATTTACCCTGACCTTGCGTCCAAATTTGCTCATTACCTTCTAGCTCATCATCCCAACCAATAAAATAAACAGTTTGTTTTGGCTTGGTTATATATTGAAGAATCAGCTTATGAGAATCTCCCTTTTTAAACTTATGTTTAATGGAAATTATTTTTTCTGTGGTTGTATAATCTACCTTCTCCCCATCTAGTTCTACTTTTAAAAAATCTATGTTCTTAGCATCAAGAAACACAGAATCAACATTCTGCAATACATCAAAGCGATACAACACACCACCTTTTATTTCTTTCTCTTTGGGTACGGGACTTAAATAAACATTAGCCTTAGTAAAGTCTACCTTATCTTGATGTTGACCAAAAGTGAATATGGATAGGAGTATAATAAAGGCGAAAACTAATTTCTTCATGCAGCTTAATAAACAAATAACATTCCAAATTTAATGTTTTGGGGAGCACTTCCCTAACCTTTATCAAAATTGAATGCAATGCTAAACAACACATATTTTGCCAGTTACCATTAGAAAGTTATTTACAAAAGTAGTATTGATATTTCCCCTTTGGGGATTAAGGGGCTTATCGCTATTTTAGTGCCATGAACGCAAACTTCTTGCAAACTCCTGTTGTATATCTTAAAGGTGTTGGTCCAAATAGGGCTGAAACCTTAAAGTCCGAATTGGGGATAGAAACCTGTCAAGATTTGCTGAATCTTTTCCCCAATCGATATATCGATAAAACCCAATATTATAAAATAAGTCAGCTACAACGTAGCAGTGCCGATGTTCAAATAATTGGTAAAGTAGTTCACTTAAAAACAGTTGAACAAAAGAAGGGTTCGCGTTTAGTAGCCCGTTTTAAAGATGATACCGGTGAAATAGAATTGGTTTGGTTTAGGGGACAAAAATGGTTGCGAGAAAATCTTAAACTGAACATACCTTATGTAATCTTCGGAAAATGTAATTGGTATAATGGCACATTTTCAATGCCACACCCAGAAATGGAACCCTTGTCTGCACATGAACAAGGCACAAAAGTGTATATGCAACCCGTATACCCATCTACCGAAAAACTAAGTAATAAAGGCGTAACAAATAAGGTAATCAGTAAAATGTTGCAACAGCTTTTTATTGAGATGAACGGTAAATTTTCTGAAAGCCTCTCGGATAAATTACTGCATGACTTAAAGTTACTACCAAAACCGGAAGCATTATTCAATATACATTTCCCTAAAAGTCAAGAGTTATTGGCGAAAGCACAATTCCGCTTAAAGTTTGAAGAGTTATTCTATATTCAACTTCAGCTGATAGGTAAAAATGTATCTCGAAAGAAAAAAATTAAAGGCTTTCCTTTCAATGAAGTGGGTGACTATTTTAAAGATTTTTACTCTAATAAATTACCTTTTGAGCTTACCGGAGCACAGAAGCGAGTAATTAAAGAAATTCGTGCAGACCTTGGTAGCAATGCTCAAATGAACCGTTTACTGCAGGGTGATGTAGGATCGGGTAAAACCATTGTTGCCGTAATGACGATGCTTTTGGCTATTGATAACGGATTTCAAGCTTGCTTAATGGCTCCCACAGAAATTCTTGCCAATCAGCATTATCAAGGCATTTCTGAATTGTTAGAAGGAACGGAGATTACTTGTGCATTATTAACAGGTTCCATCAAAAAATCGGCACGAAAACCTATTCATGAACAATTAGAAAACGGAGAACTAAACATCTTAATTGGTACTCATGCCCTTTTAGAAGATAAAGTAAAATACAAGAACTTAGGCATCGCTATTATTGATGAGCAGCATCGTTTTGGTGTAGCCCAACGATCTAAATTGTGGCATAAAAATGAGTTTCCGCCGCACATACTGGTAATGACGGCAACACCAATACCTAGAACATTGGCCATGAGTTTGTATGGTGATTTAGACATCTCTGTCATAGATGAATTACCACCTGGGCGTAAACCTATAAAAACTGTACACCGCTATGACGCCAATAGATTAAAGGTATTTGCATTTATACGAGACGAGATTGAAAAAGGTAGACAGATATATGTTGTCTACCCCTTAATTCAAGAATCTGAAGCCATGGACTATAAAGATCTAATGGATGGCTATGAGAGTATTGCGCGTGACTTTCCACAGCCAAAATATCAAATTTCTATTGTTCACGGGCAAATGAAACCGGCAGACAAAGAGTATGAAATGAACCGATTTGTGCGAGGAGAAACACAAATAATGGTTGCTACCACCGTTATTGAAGTTGGCGTTAACGTACCAAATGCATCTGTAATGATTATTGAAAGTGCCGAACGTTTCGGTCTTTCGCAATTGCATCAATTACGTGGTCGTGTTGGGCGCGGTGCTGATCAGAGTTTTTGTATTCTAATGACAAGCCATAAACTATCTGCAGAAGCTAAAACAAGACTAGAAACCATGGTCGCTACCAATGACGGATTCGAAATTGCAGAAGTAGATCTAAAACTACGCGGACCAGGAGATATTATGGGTACACAACAAAGCGGATTATTAAATCTAAAAATAGCCGATATTGTTAAGGATAATGACATTCTAAAATCTGCTAGATACTACGCATTACAATTACTAAAAGAAGACCCATCTTTAAGTAAACCAGAGAATCTAATTATTAGACATATGTATGCCCAGTTGGTGAAACATAAGAATATATGGACGTATATTAGTTAATAAAGATTACTAAATCAAAACCGATATTTAGCTTCTAAAAGGCTAAAAAAGAGACATTAATTTAGACTAATTTTTAATTCGTGTCTGAAGTTCATAAATTGAAACAACGAACAATATAAAAGCTATCGTGACAAGTAATGAACTAAATTTCCATAGATACTGATTAGCTATATAAACATTTTTGGGCTCATCAATATCATATTTTAAAAGTACACTTTCTCCTATTTCATAAGGTTTAAAATCTTGATAATTACCCTTGTTTAAGGTAAACTCAAAATCATCTTTTGTAACAAATGAAAATGAAGGTGAGTATACTAGCTGTTTACTACCAAAAATTGCTTGTGAACTTTTTGTTTTTGAAAGATATTCAGTAATTACACCTTCTGTCTGAATTCCAGACTTTTCAATTTTCAACTTTTGATAAAGTTGCGACCCGCCAAATATTAATAAAATCACGCTACTAACTAGCATGATGTAAACGAAAAAAATATGATGGTTTTTCATTATAACTATGTATGATTTGAATTATGAAATTCACTTTGTTCAAAACGAAAAAAAATGCTGAATATTTTAAAACTACCAGATAAATACATTTTGAACATCGTATTTTTCAAGTGTGTTAATTTCTGAGAAACCCTTGTTTTTAATAGATTTGTTGTACTTACATTAGAAAGAATATGAGCGCAACAAAAACATTATTTGACAAAGTGTGGGATTCCCACGTAGTACATAAAATACAAGATGGTCCAGATGTTCTGTTTATTGACAGACACATGGTACATGAAGTAACAAGTCCTGTTGCTTTCCTAGGAATTAAGAACAGAAATATACCTGTTATGCATCCTGAGAAAACATTTGCAACAGCTGACCATAACACACCAACTATTAACCAACATTTGCCGGTTGCAGATCCACTTTCTGCAAACCAGTTAAGAATGTTAGAAGAAAATGCCAATGAATATGGTATTTCTTATTGGGGACTAGGTCATGCAAAAAATGGTATTGTACACGTTGTAGGTCCTGAATACGGTATTACCCAACCAGGTGCTACTATTGTATGTGGAGATTCACATACTTCTACGCACGGTGCTTTTGGTGCAATTGCTTTCGGTATTGGTACATCTGAAGTTGAAATGGTATTGGCTACACAATGTATTATGCAGCCTAAGCCAAAGAGAATGCGTATTAATATTAATGGTAAAATGAGCAAAGGGGTTACACCTAAAGATGTTGCTTTATTTATTATTTCTCAATTAACGACTTCTGGTGCAACTGGGTATTTCGTAGAATATGCTGGTGAAATTTTTAGAGACATGAGTATGGAAGGTCGTATGACCGTTTGTAATCTAAGTATAGAAATGGGTGCCCGTGGTGGTATGATCGCTCCTGATGAAAAGACATTTGAATATGTAAAAGATCGCGAGTTTACACCTAAAGGTGTAAATTGGGATAAGGCAATGGCATATTGGGAAACATTATATACCGATGAAGATGCCATTTTCGATAAAGAATTAACTTTTGATGGTTCGTTAATTGAACCTATGATTACATATGGTACCAACCCAGGTATGGGAATGGGAATTTCTAATGATATTCCGATGGCATCTGATGTACAAGGTGGCGCCACAACCTACCAAAAATCATTGAAGTATATGGATTTCAATGAAGGTGATAGTATGATGGGTAAATCGATTGATTTCGTTTTTCTTGGTAGTTGTACCAATGGTCGTATAGAAGATTTTAGAGCTTTTGCATCTATTGTAAAAGGAAGAAAGAAAGCTGACAATGTTACGGCATGGTTGGTTCCTGGATCGCACAAAGTTGAAGCGGCCATAAAAGAAGAAGGTATACTTGATATTTTAACCGAATCTGGTTTTGAACTTCGTGAGCCTGGTTGTTCTGCTTGTTTGGCAATGAATGATGATAAAGTACCTGCTGGTAAATTAGCGGTAAGTACATCGAACAGAAACTTTGAAGGAAGACAAGGACCTGGATCAAGAACGTTATTAGCTAGTCCGTTAGTTGCTGCTGCAGCTGCCGTTACCGGTAAAGTAACCGATCCAAGAGAATTAATGGTTGAACTTGTATAACAAGTTTGCCTTTCACTATTAGCCCTAGGCTTTTAGCAAAACAACAATTAAAATAATACAAGCTAATGGCTAACACCCATGAGCAAAAAGCTATAAAAAATGGCATACGATAAATTCGACATATTAACTTCAACTGCGGTTCCTTTACCAATAGAAAACGTAGATACAGATCAAATTATACCTGCACGATTTTTAAAGGCGACAGAGCGTGTTGGTTTTGGCGACAACCTTTTTAGAGATTGGCGTTACAACCAAGACAATACTTTAAAAGAAGATTTTGTTTTGAACCAAGATAAGTTCAGTGGCAAAATATTAGTAGGTGGTAAAAACTTTGGTTCGGGATCATCTCGTGAGCATGCTGCTTGGGCAGTTTATGATTACGGATTTAGATGTGTAGTTTCAAGTTTCTTCGCAGATATCTTTAGAGGTAACTGTCTTAACATTGGTGTATTACCGGTACAAGTAAGTGCTGAGTTTTTACAGAAAATTTTTGATGCTACTGAAGCTGACCCTTCTACAGAATTAGAAATTAGCCTACCTGAACAAAAAATCACTTTACTAACTACAGGCGAAAGTGAATCTTTTGATATTAATGGCTATAAGAAGAACAACATGCTTAACGGTTTTGATGATATCGATTATTTATTGAACATCAAAAAAGATATTGAGACATTCGCAGAGAGTACTCCGTTATAAACTCATATATCAAAACAATACAAAGCATTTACGTTAACTAACCCAATGCCATTTTTCGATTTGAAAAATGGCATTTAGAACACATGAAAAAAAGAAAGTTAGAAATAATGGATACCACCCTAAGGGATGGTGAACAAACTTCAGGCGTATCCTTTTCTGCATCAGAAAAACTGACCTTGGCAAAATTACTTTTAGAAGAACTAAAAGTAAACCGAATTGAAATTGCATCTGCTCGCGTTTCTGATGGAGAGCTTGAAGCTGTTCAGAAGATTACCGAATGGGCTGGTGAAAAAGGTTATTTAGAACGTGTAGAAGTACTAACTTTTGTAGATGGAGGTATTTCATTAGATTGGATGCAGAAATCTGGAGCGATTTCTCAAAACTTACTGACCAAAGGTTCAATGAACCATTTGAAGTATCAGTTAAAGAAAACTCCCGAGCAACATTTTTCTGAAATCGCCGAAATTTTTAAACAAGCCACTGAAAGGGGTATTATTAATAATATCTATTTGGAGGATTGGAGTAACGGAATGCGAAATTCAAAAGAATATGTTTTTGAGTTTCTAGATTTTCTATCCACTCAGAATGTAAAGAGAATATTACTGCCAGATACATTAGGCATTTTAACGCACACCGAAACGTATGCGTATTTGTCTGAAATAGTAGAAAAATACCCAAATTTACATTTCGATTTTCACGGACATAATGATTACGACTTAGGCGTAGCGAATATTATGGAAGCTGTAAAAGCTGGCTGCCATGGTTTACACCTTACCGTAAACGGAATGGGCGAAAGAGCTGGTAACGCACCTATGGCAAGTGCCGTAGCTGTTATTAATGATTTTCTGCCAGAAGTAGAGATTAGTGTAAACGAGACCTCTTTATATAAAGTAAGTAAGTTGGTATCTGCCTTTACAGGGTTTACCATACCAGCTAACAAACCTATTGTTGGAGATAATGTATTTACCCAAACTGCCGGTATACATGCCGATGGCGATAGTAAAAACAACTTATACTTTAGTGACCTAATGCCTGAACGTTTTGGAAGAAAACGTAAGTATGCATTAGGTAAAATGTCGGGCAAAGCGAATATTCAAAAAAACCTGCAAGAACTTGGCTTAACATTAAACAATGAAGAGCTAAAAAAAGTTACCGCTCGTATTATTGAGTTAGGAGATAAAAAAGAACGCGTTACAAAAGATGACCTTCCTTTTATTATTTCTGATGTTTTAGATACTGCAGATTATAAGCAGAAGGTATTTATAAAATCGTACGTACTTACTCATGCCATGGGATTAATGCCTTCCACTACCCTATCTGTAGAAATAGATGGAAAAGTTATTGAGGCACATTCGCAAGGCGACGGACAGTATGATGCTTTTATGAATGCTCTTAAAAAAGTGTACTTGGCAAAGAATATTCCGTTACCAAAATTGACCGATTATGCAGTGAGAATACCACCAGGAAGTACATCTGATGCATTATGCGAAACGGTTATTACTTGGGAATTGGATGGAAAGGAATTTACATCAAGAGGTTTAGATTCTGACCAAACAGTTAGCGCTATTAAAGCTACCGAGAAGATGTTGAATATTATTTAGGCGCTGAGCGCTGTGCGCAAAAGTATTTTACGACTTAAAGAACATAAAAAGATTAGTCAAAATTTGACACACGAGTTAAAATTGAAAATAAATTAAACAGATTGCTTCGTACATCGCAATGACGAAATACGAGCAACATACAAACACATCAAATGAAATTAAATATTGCCTTATTAGCCGGTGATGGTATCGGACCTGAAGTAATTGATCAAGCAGTAAAAGTATGTGATGCAATTGCTAAAAAGTACGAACATCATATTACTTGGAAACCAGCTTTAACTGGTGCCGCTGCAATTGATGCTGTCGGAGAACCTTACCCAGATGAAACACATGAAATTTGTGCCAATGCCGATGCAGTTCTTTTTGGTGCTATAGGTCATCCGCGCTTTGATAATGATCCATCTGCAAAAGTTCGTCCGGAGCAGGGATTGTTGAAAATGAGACAAAAATTAGGTTTGTTTGCCAACGTAAGACCAACATTTACATTCCCATCACTTATCGATAAATCTCCTTTAAAAAGAGAACGTATTGAAGGTACCGATTTAATTATCTTAAGAGAATTAACTGGTGGCATCTATTTTGGTGAGCGTGGAAGAAAAGATGACGGTAATACGGCATTTGATACTATGACCTACCAACGTTTTGAAATCGAAAGATTAGCTAAAAAAGGCTTTGATTTTGCAATGAAGCGTTCTAAAAAATTATGTTGTGTTGATAAAGCCAACGTATTGGAATCTTCTAGACTTTGGAGAGAGACCGTACAAGCGATGGAAAAAGATTATCCAGAAGTGGAAGTATCTTATGAGTTTATCGATGCAGTTGCCATGCGTTTAATTCAATGGCCAAAAGGGTATGATGTAATTATTACAGCCAACTTATTCGGAGATATTTTAACCGATGAGGCTTCTGTAATTGCAGGTTCTATGGGACTTATGCCTTCATCTTCTGTTGGTAGCAAAGTATCTTTATACGAGCCAATACACGGTTCTTACCCACAAGCTGCTGGTAAAGACATCGCTAATCCACTAGCTACAGTACTTTCTGCAGCAATGCTTTTTGAAGACATGAATATGACAGAAGAAGCGGAGGAAATTAGACGTGTAGTAAACAAATCTTTAGCTGAAGGATATGTTACCGAAGATCTTGCCGATGGTGGTAAAAGTTATAAAACAAGTGAAGTTGGCGATTGGTTAGCTAGCAACATTTAAGAAATATACTTGAAAATAAAAATCCCTTTAATCAATGATTAAAGGGATTTTTTATATCTGATAGTTACAGAACAGTTATATACTTGTCGCTATTGCTATTTCTTGCTGATAAATGCTCTTTACTATTGCTCGTAGATCAGGAATTACGGTTTTCACCAATTTCGATGGTCCGTTAATCAACACGCAAATTCCTAAATCAGAATCTGGAAAAAGTGCAATTTCATTTCTGTAGTTGTTTACACTACCACCATGATGCCAGATTGTTTCTTCGGCTGCCTTTTCGTTCTCTTTTATGGTATGTATTCTCCATCCGAATCCGTAACCAGATTTCACATGTCCCGGCCATTTTTGATAATATTTGCGATGTCCATTTAATTCTACAAAAGGTTTGAATACTTGTGCCATAGCAGCTTTAGACATCACATCAGGATTGTGACCTAATAAGAAACGCATCCACTTTGCCATATCCGTAGAATTGGCATTAATTCCACCAGCCGCAATTGCGTTATAATAATTATCTCTTGGTAAAACAGTTCTAAAACTATGTCCTCTTCTAATATGAGGCAAAGCAATATTCTCATTGCTCATCAATGTTTTATGATCCATAGAAACGGAATTCATACCTAGCGGAGCAAAGAATTTATCCGTTAATAGCGTTTGTATATCTTTTCCCGTAGCTTTTAACATCACTTCTTGTGCTACAGAAAACATTGCATTTTGATAACTATATTGTGCACCAGGTGCTGCAATTGGGTTTATTTTATCGAACTTCTCACTAATAGATGACATGGTGTAACCAGCCTCTACTAAATCTGTATAACTGTGATACGGAGTTCCTGTAGTATGAGAAAGTAAATGAGCTACTTCAATTTTCTGTGTATTCTGTTGATTTCCAAAATGGAAGTTTGGCAAATAATCAGCCACTTTATCATTAAAGTGTAATTTACCTTCACTTTCTAAGTTAGCAGCTAAAATTCCTGTAAATCCTTTTGAGATAGAACCTAATCTAAACAAGGTTTCTCCGTCAACAGTTTCTTTACCGTTGAAACTTCTTTTACCATATCCATCAGAAAGAATAACAGAATCTCCACTAACAATACTTACTCCTGCCCCAACAATATCACCCGAGGCAATAGCTTTATTAAAATAATCAGTTAAAGCATCGTTCAATGCTTTTTGACGAATGTTATAGAGTTTAATCTCCCTTTTCTCTGCAAGAGTTTTAACAGGGTTAGGATCAGCGATAATCGCTTTAGAGTGTTCTGGCTTAAATGAAGAAGCCGTAAGAACAAATAGTAGTAGAACCATTATTATGGCTCCAAGAAATAGTTTGGTACGTAACACAGCATTGTAAGTTTTGGTTCTCTAACAACGTGATAAAATGAATAAAATTACCGATGAACTACGTAAAATGAAAAATTTAACATCCAAATGAACTGATAATAAGGCAAGAAAGAAAATCGATAATAAGTGTACACCTAAATATTTGGGTAAAAAAAAGGAACTTGAGATTCAAGTTCCTTTTAAATAAATATACTGCCTAGACCTTAACAGCTCATCGCCATTTTTTTGTGTTTAATTTCTTTTCTCTTTCTTACTATCAAAATCGCAACTGCTATCAATACACCCGAAAATGCCAATACAGCACCTACTAAACTGGTGTACACAATACCATAACCGAATGCGATTGGTAGACCAGCTAAATAGGCACCTGAAGCATTACCCATATTAAATGCACTTTGGTTCATAGAAGATCCGAGCATTTCTGACCCTTTTGATGTTTTTATAATTGCCATTTGTATAGGTGCAGAAACTGTAAAAGAAATTACCCCTATTAAAAAAGTCATTGCCATTAATAAATACGGGTTAGTAGCGATTAACATGTTCACTATTAAAACTGCGCCCATAACAGATAAACTAATCATTACCGCTTTCAATGGAGAAAACCAATCTGCCATTTTAGCTCCTAAAAAGTTACCTACAACCATACCTAAACCAGCTAACATCATTGCATACCCTACAACATAGCTTGGCAAACCAGCTACATCAGTAATTAATGGAGCTACATAACTGTACCAAGCAAAAAATCCTCCAGTACCAATAGTAGTTAATGCAATCATCGCCCAAAGCTCGGTGTTTTTCAGTCCTTTCATAACCGATACTTTTTCTTCAGTTTTATCTACTCCAATTTTTGGCATCCACAAATAAATACTGCCTAATGCCAATAACCCAACAAAACCTACTAAGTAAAAAGAAACGCTCCAACTAAATTGTTGACCTAAATAAGTGCCGATGGGAACACCAATTACATTTGCAACCGTAAGACCCGAGAACATTATCGCAATTGACTGTGCTTCTTTCCCTTTCTTTGCCAACTTTGTCGCAACTACAGCACCAATTCCAAAAAATGCACCGTGTGGTATACCCGATAGAAATCTCAAAAACAACAAACTGTTATAACCAGTAGCAAGACCAGATAAGGTATTGAATACCGTGAACCATATCATTAAAAGGAACAGCATTTTCTTAGGCGTAAGTTTTGACCCTAAACCTGTTAATAATGGCGCGCCCACTACTACACCTAATGCATAGGCTGCAATAAAGTGACCCGCTTGCGGAATTGTAATACCTAAAGAACCTGAAACTTCTGTCAGAATTCCCATAATAACAAACTCGGTAAGTCCAATACCGAAACCTCCAATAGCCAAAGCAAATAGTGCTTTCTTATTTGATTTTATAGTATCCATAACTTATACTTTTAAAATTCAATTTATAATCTATGACTGCTACACTGCTAATTTAAAAAGGCAAAGTTAAAACCAATATGCCAGTTATATCAATCATCGATTGTCATATTTATGTTAATAATTACCCTTCTCAAATAGGTGATTTCCGTTATTAATTACAATTCAGTTGAAAGAATCTACAACTGAGGAAATCATTTTATACAAACCTTCATTTACGATTCATATTTGTGATATCAATCAAAAACACAATCAACAATGAAGACGCTATTATTCTTATTACTTACACTTTTCTGCTGCAATTTATTTGCTCAATCAACTATTTCAGGTAAAGTCATTGACCAACAAGGAATGCCCATAATGAGTGCAAATATTTATCTAAAAGGAACTTATGATGGTACCGCAACCAATGATGAAGGGCTATTCTCTTTTGAAACTGCTACCACTGGTACACAAACTTTGATTGCATCATCTATTTCATTTGAATCGTATTC harbors:
- the recG gene encoding ATP-dependent DNA helicase RecG, whose amino-acid sequence is MNANFLQTPVVYLKGVGPNRAETLKSELGIETCQDLLNLFPNRYIDKTQYYKISQLQRSSADVQIIGKVVHLKTVEQKKGSRLVARFKDDTGEIELVWFRGQKWLRENLKLNIPYVIFGKCNWYNGTFSMPHPEMEPLSAHEQGTKVYMQPVYPSTEKLSNKGVTNKVISKMLQQLFIEMNGKFSESLSDKLLHDLKLLPKPEALFNIHFPKSQELLAKAQFRLKFEELFYIQLQLIGKNVSRKKKIKGFPFNEVGDYFKDFYSNKLPFELTGAQKRVIKEIRADLGSNAQMNRLLQGDVGSGKTIVAVMTMLLAIDNGFQACLMAPTEILANQHYQGISELLEGTEITCALLTGSIKKSARKPIHEQLENGELNILIGTHALLEDKVKYKNLGIAIIDEQHRFGVAQRSKLWHKNEFPPHILVMTATPIPRTLAMSLYGDLDISVIDELPPGRKPIKTVHRYDANRLKVFAFIRDEIEKGRQIYVVYPLIQESEAMDYKDLMDGYESIARDFPQPKYQISIVHGQMKPADKEYEMNRFVRGETQIMVATTVIEVGVNVPNASVMIIESAERFGLSQLHQLRGRVGRGADQSFCILMTSHKLSAEAKTRLETMVATNDGFEIAEVDLKLRGPGDIMGTQQSGLLNLKIADIVKDNDILKSARYYALQLLKEDPSLSKPENLIIRHMYAQLVKHKNIWTYIS
- a CDS encoding DUF3592 domain-containing protein produces the protein MKNHHIFFVYIMLVSSVILLIFGGSQLYQKLKIEKSGIQTEGVITEYLSKTKSSQAIFGSKQLVYSPSFSFVTKDDFEFTLNKGNYQDFKPYEIGESVLLKYDIDEPKNVYIANQYLWKFSSLLVTIAFILFVVSIYELQTRIKN
- the leuC gene encoding 3-isopropylmalate dehydratase large subunit, which translates into the protein MSATKTLFDKVWDSHVVHKIQDGPDVLFIDRHMVHEVTSPVAFLGIKNRNIPVMHPEKTFATADHNTPTINQHLPVADPLSANQLRMLEENANEYGISYWGLGHAKNGIVHVVGPEYGITQPGATIVCGDSHTSTHGAFGAIAFGIGTSEVEMVLATQCIMQPKPKRMRININGKMSKGVTPKDVALFIISQLTTSGATGYFVEYAGEIFRDMSMEGRMTVCNLSIEMGARGGMIAPDEKTFEYVKDREFTPKGVNWDKAMAYWETLYTDEDAIFDKELTFDGSLIEPMITYGTNPGMGMGISNDIPMASDVQGGATTYQKSLKYMDFNEGDSMMGKSIDFVFLGSCTNGRIEDFRAFASIVKGRKKADNVTAWLVPGSHKVEAAIKEEGILDILTESGFELREPGCSACLAMNDDKVPAGKLAVSTSNRNFEGRQGPGSRTLLASPLVAAAAAVTGKVTDPRELMVELV
- the leuD gene encoding 3-isopropylmalate dehydratase small subunit, coding for MAYDKFDILTSTAVPLPIENVDTDQIIPARFLKATERVGFGDNLFRDWRYNQDNTLKEDFVLNQDKFSGKILVGGKNFGSGSSREHAAWAVYDYGFRCVVSSFFADIFRGNCLNIGVLPVQVSAEFLQKIFDATEADPSTELEISLPEQKITLLTTGESESFDINGYKKNNMLNGFDDIDYLLNIKKDIETFAESTPL
- a CDS encoding alpha-isopropylmalate synthase regulatory domain-containing protein gives rise to the protein MKKRKLEIMDTTLRDGEQTSGVSFSASEKLTLAKLLLEELKVNRIEIASARVSDGELEAVQKITEWAGEKGYLERVEVLTFVDGGISLDWMQKSGAISQNLLTKGSMNHLKYQLKKTPEQHFSEIAEIFKQATERGIINNIYLEDWSNGMRNSKEYVFEFLDFLSTQNVKRILLPDTLGILTHTETYAYLSEIVEKYPNLHFDFHGHNDYDLGVANIMEAVKAGCHGLHLTVNGMGERAGNAPMASAVAVINDFLPEVEISVNETSLYKVSKLVSAFTGFTIPANKPIVGDNVFTQTAGIHADGDSKNNLYFSDLMPERFGRKRKYALGKMSGKANIQKNLQELGLTLNNEELKKVTARIIELGDKKERVTKDDLPFIISDVLDTADYKQKVFIKSYVLTHAMGLMPSTTLSVEIDGKVIEAHSQGDGQYDAFMNALKKVYLAKNIPLPKLTDYAVRIPPGSTSDALCETVITWELDGKEFTSRGLDSDQTVSAIKATEKMLNII
- the leuB gene encoding 3-isopropylmalate dehydrogenase, with protein sequence MKLNIALLAGDGIGPEVIDQAVKVCDAIAKKYEHHITWKPALTGAAAIDAVGEPYPDETHEICANADAVLFGAIGHPRFDNDPSAKVRPEQGLLKMRQKLGLFANVRPTFTFPSLIDKSPLKRERIEGTDLIILRELTGGIYFGERGRKDDGNTAFDTMTYQRFEIERLAKKGFDFAMKRSKKLCCVDKANVLESSRLWRETVQAMEKDYPEVEVSYEFIDAVAMRLIQWPKGYDVIITANLFGDILTDEASVIAGSMGLMPSSSVGSKVSLYEPIHGSYPQAAGKDIANPLATVLSAAMLFEDMNMTEEAEEIRRVVNKSLAEGYVTEDLADGGKSYKTSEVGDWLASNI
- a CDS encoding serine hydrolase domain-containing protein gives rise to the protein MLRTKLFLGAIIMVLLLFVLTASSFKPEHSKAIIADPNPVKTLAEKREIKLYNIRQKALNDALTDYFNKAIASGDIVGAGVSIVSGDSVILSDGYGKRSFNGKETVDGETLFRLGSISKGFTGILAANLESEGKLHFNDKVADYLPNFHFGNQQNTQKIEVAHLLSHTTGTPYHSYTDLVEAGYTMSSISEKFDKINPIAAPGAQYSYQNAMFSVAQEVMLKATGKDIQTLLTDKFFAPLGMNSVSMDHKTLMSNENIALPHIRRGHSFRTVLPRDNYYNAIAAGGINANSTDMAKWMRFLLGHNPDVMSKAAMAQVFKPFVELNGHRKYYQKWPGHVKSGYGFGWRIHTIKENEKAAEETIWHHGGSVNNYRNEIALFPDSDLGICVLINGPSKLVKTVIPDLRAIVKSIYQQEIAIATSI
- a CDS encoding MFS transporter, which gives rise to MDTIKSNKKALFALAIGGFGIGLTEFVIMGILTEVSGSLGITIPQAGHFIAAYALGVVVGAPLLTGLGSKLTPKKMLFLLMIWFTVFNTLSGLATGYNSLLFLRFLSGIPHGAFFGIGAVVATKLAKKGKEAQSIAIMFSGLTVANVIGVPIGTYLGQQFSWSVSFYLVGFVGLLALGSIYLWMPKIGVDKTEEKVSVMKGLKNTELWAMIALTTIGTGGFFAWYSYVAPLITDVAGLPSYVVGYAMMLAGLGMVVGNFLGAKMADWFSPLKAVMISLSVMGAVLIVNMLIATNPYLLMAMTFLIGVISFTVSAPIQMAIIKTSKGSEMLGSSMNQSAFNMGNASGAYLAGLPIAFGYGIVYTSLVGAVLAFSGVLIAVAILIVRKRKEIKHKKMAMSC